CTGGACTTTAAAAAAGAGGAGTAAAGTAGTGACCGGAGGCTTTCACCTCTGATCAGTTGACTGTTACTGTAAGGGTCATGTCAGGGACATCAACAACACTGAAGGTGTAGGTGCCACTGTTCATGAATGTGTATTCATAAGTGTCGTGGACATACATTTCATGGTCTTCAAAAAGTCCGTCATCGCTGACAAGAACGAATGTGTTCTGTGGTTTGAGGTTTGTCCATACCAGAGTGTCGCCTCTGTTTATGTCAATTTCAGAAGGCTTCATCATACCATAGTATTCCATTCTGATACCATAGTCCACTCCTTCACCAACGACATCTGTGACATCTTCCTGAACTTCTTCTGCTGTTGTCTCTTCTACAGTTTCTTCTTCCATTGCAGTGTCATCTGCGTTGTCGGCACATCCGCTGACAAGCACGCCTGCAAGCATAAGTATTGTAATTAATATCAGCCACTTTTTTGTCATATTATACCACCCAGTTTCTGAGTTTTAGTTCTCTCTGAAAAAGCCGGTCAGCTGCTAGTTATAGTTGCTGGCTTATTCCCCGGCAATGAATTCATATCCTATTCCCGGAAAATTTATACGGCTTATAGTGAAATAAAGGCTATGGAAACATCCTTTATAATTCTTATGTATCTGTTGCTGGTAAATGTTATCGGATTTTACCTGATGTGGGCAGACAAAAGAAAAGCAAAAAAAAGTGCATTCAGGGTTCCTGAAAAGACCCTGTTCATGGTTGCGATAATAGGTGGCAGCGTAGGTTCTATTGCAGGAATGTACCGTTTCAGGCATAAGACAAAACACTCCTCTTTTACAATAGGAATGCCTCTTATACTGTTGATCCAGATCTATGTTCTGATACGCTTTATGCTGCCATAATACGTTTAAAAAAGGGATGGAACTTAGAACTCCAGTCTTTCCATCTCTTTAAGGACTTCAGGGCTGATATTGGTAAAATTCTGTATTCCATTGGTCCAGGCCGCTATCATCATTACGTCTTTTATTTCCTGTGCGGTCACGCCATATTTCTTAAGTCTCTGGAGGATCTTAACCGCACTTTCTGTTTTCTGGCTGGAGCATGCGATTGCAAATACCAGGAGATGTTTCTGCTTTTTGGAAAGTCCGCCTTCTCTTTCATCCCATACGGAATTGTAAAAACCTGCCACAGCTTCAGCGAAATTATCGTCCATCTTTTTTGCATAGGCCACAGCTCTTGGCTGGAATCCTTTCACATCTTTTGCATCCTTTGTTCCATCTGTCATTTCTTATCCCTTCATTTGATCTTAATTGTCTGTTTGTATTTTTGTACTTTCAGACCTGTGAATATGATTTGGCAGGAAACGATTTAATGCTTTCTTTGCTTTTTATTTAATATGCAGGACAAAAGAAAATTCCCTGACATTTCCGAAAAAGGTGTTTACTGCCTTATATTCAGAAACAGGAATTGTGTTCTTGACGCAGGTAGTCTCAAAAATATCGAGTTTTCAAAAGGTTACCATGTATATGTCGGTTCTGCACTTGGCAGCGGAGGTCTGAAAAGGCTGAAAAGACACGTGCTGCTCTCACTGGAGAAAAACAAAAAACCACGCTGGCATGTGGATTATCTCTCAGTTTCACAGGAATTTGAACTTGTCTCCGTTGTGTATTCAATAACTGACAAACCGGTTGAATGTGAGCTTGCAGAAAAACTGATGTCCGGGTTGAAAGATTCGGTCCGGGGATTTGGAGCGGGTGATTGCAGTTGTTCTTCGTATTTACTTTACAGTAAAAAACGTCCGCTCAATCTGGTAAAAGACACATTCAATGCATCAGGCTTGAAATTTAAAGTTGCACACTTTTCATGAATTACTCTGTAATACGGAACTAGAACACGGAAAACTTTTAATTCAGTCGCAGAGTAACTTCCACTATGTCTCTTGAAAATTACGGGATATTGAAAGGTAAACCAAAAGACTGCAGACGAGGAAAGGGCAGTAGTGCTCATTACCAGATACTTGTCGATGATGGAAAAAATGAACACCGCATAGCTGTGAACATTAATTCAAAAGTGTCTCCGTCTGAATTGCTTTATTTTGCAGATAATAATTTCAGTCATCCTATAATTGAAAAGCTTGTTGATCTTGAAATGGGTTACAAAAACCTTGACCGTTCATCAAGAGAGCTGCGTTTAGATTATGTCCGTGGAGGACTTTTTGATCCATCAAAAATGGTTCCTCTGAAATGTGATGTTCCCGGTCCTTCTAATGACCTTAATGAACTGATCCAGAAATACGTGGAGAAAGCCGCTATGTATGACGGTGTTATCTATGCTTTCGGAGAAAGATGGGGTCCGGAGTCATTTTTACCAGACAGTTTCTTTGGTTTCAGACCCGGAAGCGGGATCCACGATATTCATATGAATCAGGGAAATTCTGAAAAATGGCAGGACGATGATGCACCGTACCAGGATGGCGGTCTGCTCATCTATTTACCTGAAGAGGACCGCTGGGTTGCTATTTTCCTTGCATTCCAGTCCCAGAGCTTTAACACCGATGATATGACAGGACACAGTTTGCCTGATGTTCCAAAAGCTCCCGAAGTTTCTGAACCTTCATCTCCTGCATGTGAGATAAAAGAACCAAAAGAACCCGAGTCTGTAGAGGATGGCTCAGTGTTTATTGTAGGGGCACTTGTAAATCCTGATGGAGTGGATTCAGGTAAAGAATCAGTGACACTTTTCAATGCATCACCAAAACAAATAGACCTTGCAGGCTGGTCCATAGAAGATGCATCCGGTCGCAGGTCAAAGCTTAAAGGCAAGATCCGTGCCGGTTCCGGTACAAGAATACTGTTCTCCGGAAAAGGGGTGATCCTTCCTAACAGTGGTGGAACTATCAGTCTTTATGATGCTCATAGCAACCTTATACATGAAGTGAAGTACAGCAGCAGAGAGGTCAGGTCCGGCTGGACTATTGTTTTCTGATACTTGCTGGTTTTGTTCTTTCTTTTTCCTTTTTCTTTTCTTTTTGCCTGCTGACTTTATGTGTTCCAATGATTGTCGCTATATTTTGAGGAATATTCTAAAATATACGCAACAGTTTTATATTTAGTACTATATATTCAGAGAGTAACACTCAAATGTTCTTTTTGTATTCCGTTTAATGGGAGCACATTTGTTTGAATAAAATCCGATGCAGCTGGTTAGCGGGTCAAACAGGAGAGATACAAAATGACAGGACAACTAGAAAATACAGAACTCGCCGGAACTATGACTGCAGTACATAATGACATTATGGCTCACATTGGGATTACTGATGCCCAGTTAGAGAAATTGATGAAATTGTCTCAGGAAGAAGTGATCCTTGGAGCAACTAAAGATATCACTTTCAAGCTCAATGTCAAGAACGGAAAAGGTCACCAGTCTGTGTCCCAGGTGACATTTGGTATCACTATAAAAGGCGATTTTGAGATTACATTTCCTGATGAAGGAACCTGGGATATTGTTGTAAAAGATGGCAGCAGTACGATCCTGGATAAAAAGGGTGTTAAGAAAGGTGAGAAGATCAATTTTAAACACAAGACCGGTTTTAAGGCAAATATCTCACTCGATGTAAAATGGAGTGAAGTCAAAGACACAACTCTTGAAGCTAAGATACACGCATCTTATTGAAAGAAAGAAGTTATTCAGGATATGTGGGAGTTTCCACATATCTTTTGCCTTATCCATTTTCTATTGATCACTTCAGGTTGTCAGTCTCTTATACAAAAGCGGCAGCATCAATACGTTATTTAAAAGCTATTTTTAATGATGAGTATGTTATTTTTTAAGAACATGTTGTTTAAATATATTCGTAGATTTGTATTATTCTTTTCAAAAATAAGGTGGTTTAGTGCTAATTTATATATACAGTCCGTTACTTTCTCTGTATAATACATTGGTGGTACAATGGATAAATCTAATATGATATTTTTAGGAACAATACTAATTATAGTACTATTTAGTATTGGTATCGTAAATGCATCTGATATTGGTGTTGATACATGTTATGAGATTAGAAGCCCTGTAATTTCAAGCTTCTCAGGTACAGTAATAACACCGGAGAATTTCTCGGGATTCTGGTATGACCTTGATGACAATATAGGTTCAGAAATTCTCACAATATCCAGCATTGCCGGAAGAAATATTCAGGAAGAAGAACTTGTTTACAGCTCATCAATTGTTCAGGTTGAATATGAAGCTGATTTTGCAAGTGAAGATTCCTCTCCAACTGCTGACACCTACCCTTTAATCAGTCTTTTTGGTGAAATATATATTCCAACATCTGATGTTGATGCAGGAGAACTTGTAAATCTTCTTCTTGATACCGGTGATAAGTACACACTCCGGACTGTTTCTCCTCTTGAACTTCCAAATGGATATGAACTGACTGCGAAGCAGATTGATGTGGATGGTGAAAAGGTCTGGATGGAACTCTACAAGGATGGAGAACTCATTGAGGATGAAGTTGTAGATGTTTCAGTAGGTGAAGCAACTTGGGACTACGATGTTGATGTAGGCGATCAGTCTGAAGTTATTGTATTTAGATGTCTCATCACAGATGTTTTCCAGGGACAGGTAGACAGTCTTGTAGTTGTCGAAGGTCTCTGGCTTCTGGATTATGAGGACATCCTTGAAGTAAGTTCATCTGATGAATTCGGTGAGCTTGAAGTTTACAGTGTTTCTGATAGTATTGTGATGGCCAATCCTAGCATCTTAACTCTTACTAAAGGTGAATCTATTAATCTGGCAGAGGGCCTAAAATTCAAAGTAGCAGACGATGTTATCCTCCGTTTCTATCTCATGAAAGAATGTATAGAATCAGGAACTTATCAGTTGAGAGGAAGTGTTGCAACCGGTTCATCTGCCTGGACAGCTCATAACTTTGCAGGATTCATGTATGATCTTGATGATAATATTGGTTCTGAATCTCTTACTATTTGTGATGTTGGGGGAAGGCTCATTGAAGCACAATTCCTTCGTTACAATGCTTCAATTGTACAGGTAGAATACGAAGCCAATTTTGCAAGTGAAGCCTCATCTATCTATAATGACACTTACCCTGTTCTGGGTCTTTTCGGTGAGCAGTATGTCTCTCTCTCAGATACCAATCCACGTGAGCTTGTGAATTTGGTTGTTGACAGCAATGACAATCATGTTCTCAGGGCAGGTTCTGCTCTTGAATTGTCAAATGGATATGAGCTGACTGCAAAACAAATAAATGTTTCAAGAAATTTGGTTTGGATGGAGTTGTCTAAAGATGGTGTTTTCGTCGAGGATGAAGTAATTGATGTCACAGCCGGTGAAACAACCTGGGATTATGATGCAGACGTTGGAAACCAGGACGATGTCATTGTATCCAGAGTCCTTGTAACCGAGGTTTCAGAGGATGTTGAAGGTAGTTTTGTAGTCTTGAATGGTCTCTATCTAATTGACTATCAGAACATTCTTTCAATTGAACCCGGTGATGAGTTCGGAAAACTTATGGTTGATACAATTTGGGATGCCGGTATACAAATGTGTAATTATGGTCCAATTACCCTCAGCGCTGGCAGCACAATTGAACTTGCTCCCGGTCTGAATTTACAGGTGGCAGATGACTCTGAATTGAGATATTATCCATTTGTTGAAATACACAATGACCAGGATCTTTTGGAGATAGAGTCTTTCAGCCCATCAACTAGTATCTCAGGTTATGAAAGTGCATCCAGACTTTTCGAAATAAGTCTGAACCAAATGGCAAATATAACCTGGTTCCTTGATGGTGTTAACGTACAGTTGAATTCCTCTTGTATGGATGCTTCATACTGCACTTTACCACCTACATATGGAGAGCACACTGTCAAGGTGCTTGCTTCAAATGAAAACAATAGTGTTATACAAGAATGGGAATGGCTGGTGCAAAAAGACCCTGTGGTCGTTGATGATCTGGAGTTTAGGAGCTCTGTGATCTCAAGCTTATCTGATATAGTAATTACACCAGAGGATTTCTCAGGATTCTGGTATGATCTTGATGACGGCATTGGTTCCGAAGTTCTCACAATTTCCAGCATCGAAGGAAGAACTATCCCCGAAGGTGCGCTCAGGTATGAACCTGTAATTGTGCAGGTGGAATACGAAGCTGACTTTGCAAGCGAAGATTCCTCTCCAACAGGTGATACGTATCCAGTAATTGGTGTTTTTGGAGAGAAATACATTCCCACATCTGATGATGATGCAGGAGAAATTGTCAAACTTCTTATTGATGCAGATGATAAATACACACTCAGAGTTGGTTCCACTCTCGAACTAGCATATGGATACGAACTGACTGCGACTCAGATTGATGTAGAAGGTGACAAGGTTAATATGGAGTTGTCCAAGGATGGTGAGTTCATTGAGGAAGAAATTATTGATCTCACAATGGGCGAAGCAACATGGGATTATAAAGTAAATGTTGGCAATCAGGACGATGTAATAGTCTTCAGAGTGCTCATCACTGATGTTTTCCAGGGGCAGATAGACAGTCTTGTAGTTGTTGAAGGTCTTTGGCTTCTGGATTATGATAATGTATTAGAAATCGAGTTGGCTGATGAATTTGGTAAACTTGAAATTGACAGTGTTTCCGATAGTATTGTAATGCTGAACCACGAACCTTTAACGATGGCTATGGGAGATATTGTTTCTCTCGCAGAAGACCTGAAATTCAGGGTTGCTGATGACAACGATCTTCATTTCTATCTCACAAAAGAATGTACAGAATCAGGAACTTACAATTTGAGAGGAGATGTTGCTACCGGTTCATCTGTCTGGACAGCTCAGAACTTTGCAGGATTCATGTATGATTTCAATGACGATACAAGTTCTGAATCTCTTTCCATACCCTATCTCATAGGCAGGGTAATTGACGAAGATTTCCTTATTTACAATACTTCAATTGTGCAAGTGGAATACGAAGCCAATTTTGCAAGTGAAGCCTCGCCTATCTATGGTGATACTTACCCTACTCTGGGTCTTTTTGGTGATCAATATGTCTCTCTCTCTGATACAGATTCAGGTGAGCTTGTGAAGTTACTTATTGACAGCAATGACAATCACATTCTCAGAATAGGCTCTGCATTTGAGCTTTCAAATGGTTATGAACTGACTGCAAAACAAATAGATGTAGAAGGTGACAAAGTATGGTTGGAACTATCTAAAGATGGTGTGTTTGTCGAGGATGAAGTTCTCGATTTAACATATGGAGAAGCAACATGGGATTATGACACAGATGTTGGAAGTCAGGACGATGTAATAGTATCCAGAGTCCTTGTAACCGAGGTTTCAGAGGATGCTGAGGGAAGTTTTGTAGTTATCAATGGTCTTTATCTAATTGACTATGAGGATATACTTTCAATTGGATCAGGTGATGAATTTGGTAAACTTGAAGTTGACAGTGTTTCCAATAATATTGTAATGCAGAACTCCGGTCCAATTGTTCTTCGTGCAGATGATGTAATTGAACTCGCTCCGGGTCTGTATTTGCAGGTGGCAGATGCTTCCGACTTGAGATACTATCCATTTGTAGAATACAAAATCATGGAAATACTACCCAATAATATTCCTGTGGCAACATCAATCTCTATCTCGCCCAACCCTGCTAATGAAGGTGAATCTGTCTCATTTGCAGGTAGTGGTGCCGATAGTGACGGTACGGTGACAGGATATTACTGGACATCAAGTATTGATGGTTGGTTAAGTGATTCAGCCAGCTTCAATACCAGCGATCTTTCTGTTGGTACTCATACAATTTACTTCCAGGTTCAGGATGATGATCGTGCCTGGTCTGATGAGATATCAGCTACTATTACCATAAACGAACTTCCAAACAATAACCCTACAGCCACAATGGTATCCATTACACCAAATGTCTCTGTTGTGGGAGAATCTATCAGTTTCAGCGGAGAAGGAAACGATTCAGATGGTAGCATCGTTGCTTACAATTGGAGGTCCAGTCTCGATGGTCAGCTAAGTACAAATCTCAGTTTCTCATCGTCATCTTTGTCCGCTGGAGAACATACGATCTACTTCAAGGTTCAGGACAACGATGGCGCCTGGTCAGATGAAGTAAGTGAAAATATCATAGTAGATGATGGAAATCCATTTGTCAACATTGATGTTGGATTCAATAGTAACATCAGTATCAATAATCCTGTAAGTATAGCTCTCAATAGCAGTGATATGTACCCTGGTGCAACTGGATTCACTATGATCAACAGCACAGGTGTTGTAATTCTGACAGAGAATGTAACTGATGCTATCGCTTCAGGTGAATACATTTTCACATGGAATGCAACCAGTCAATCAGGTGAAATACTTCCAAGCGGGGAATATTTCCTGAACCTTACAAGTACTGATGCTTTTGGACATTCATCATCAGAAGCTATTATACTTGCAGTTGATAACACGGCACCTACAATCTCAATTGGAGATATTGCAGGTTCAACCACTCAAGGAAACCTTGTATATTCAAACTCTGATGTGGTTGCAGAGATTCTTGCATCCGATGATGTGAACTATCTGGAATGCATCCTTAGATCGGTTAGTACAAGTTATAGCACAAGTACAGATGCAGAATTTATCGATGGTAAATGGGTAGCTACACTTAATCTTTCATCACTCGATGAAGGAAAGTATGAGCTAACTGTAAATGCAAACGATGCGGCAAAGAATACCAACTCTACAGTGTCTGATATTCAGGTTGTAGTAGACCACACATATCCTGTTTTCATGTCAACAACTTCAAAGTATAATGATACTTACAGGAAAGTTTCTGTAACTGCTTCTGAATCTATCATTGGGTCTCCGGTTCTTGAAGTAAACTCACAGCAGATTGACCTTACACTGGAAAGTGGCAAGTGGATCGGCTATTTCCCACTGGGTACTGACAGTCTCTTCATTGTGAATGTAACAGGAAGCGACCTTGCAGGAAATATTGGTGACAGTACTTCGATGGTGCATGTTGAAACAATATCCTATGAAAATGGTCAGTGCAAGTTCAACAGCAGTGGTTCTGGTATGTCAATTGTTTTCAATGGAACAAACGGCACTACAGGTAGCATGATCTTGACAGAGAGTGCAACTCCAATGGTGAATCTGGCAAATGGCTCAATAGGTCTCTATTTCATTGATGTTGAGCTGGATGAGATTCTTGCAGGAAACATGTCAGATGCTATGATAACAATACCTGTAGATTCACTTGTCCTGCCAGAT
The sequence above is a segment of the uncultured Methanolobus sp. genome. Coding sequences within it:
- a CDS encoding S-layer protein domain-containing protein, whose product is MDKSNMIFLGTILIIVLFSIGIVNASDIGVDTCYEIRSPVISSFSGTVITPENFSGFWYDLDDNIGSEILTISSIAGRNIQEEELVYSSSIVQVEYEADFASEDSSPTADTYPLISLFGEIYIPTSDVDAGELVNLLLDTGDKYTLRTVSPLELPNGYELTAKQIDVDGEKVWMELYKDGELIEDEVVDVSVGEATWDYDVDVGDQSEVIVFRCLITDVFQGQVDSLVVVEGLWLLDYEDILEVSSSDEFGELEVYSVSDSIVMANPSILTLTKGESINLAEGLKFKVADDVILRFYLMKECIESGTYQLRGSVATGSSAWTAHNFAGFMYDLDDNIGSESLTICDVGGRLIEAQFLRYNASIVQVEYEANFASEASSIYNDTYPVLGLFGEQYVSLSDTNPRELVNLVVDSNDNHVLRAGSALELSNGYELTAKQINVSRNLVWMELSKDGVFVEDEVIDVTAGETTWDYDADVGNQDDVIVSRVLVTEVSEDVEGSFVVLNGLYLIDYQNILSIEPGDEFGKLMVDTIWDAGIQMCNYGPITLSAGSTIELAPGLNLQVADDSELRYYPFVEIHNDQDLLEIESFSPSTSISGYESASRLFEISLNQMANITWFLDGVNVQLNSSCMDASYCTLPPTYGEHTVKVLASNENNSVIQEWEWLVQKDPVVVDDLEFRSSVISSLSDIVITPEDFSGFWYDLDDGIGSEVLTISSIEGRTIPEGALRYEPVIVQVEYEADFASEDSSPTGDTYPVIGVFGEKYIPTSDDDAGEIVKLLIDADDKYTLRVGSTLELAYGYELTATQIDVEGDKVNMELSKDGEFIEEEIIDLTMGEATWDYKVNVGNQDDVIVFRVLITDVFQGQIDSLVVVEGLWLLDYDNVLEIELADEFGKLEIDSVSDSIVMLNHEPLTMAMGDIVSLAEDLKFRVADDNDLHFYLTKECTESGTYNLRGDVATGSSVWTAQNFAGFMYDFNDDTSSESLSIPYLIGRVIDEDFLIYNTSIVQVEYEANFASEASPIYGDTYPTLGLFGDQYVSLSDTDSGELVKLLIDSNDNHILRIGSAFELSNGYELTAKQIDVEGDKVWLELSKDGVFVEDEVLDLTYGEATWDYDTDVGSQDDVIVSRVLVTEVSEDAEGSFVVINGLYLIDYEDILSIGSGDEFGKLEVDSVSNNIVMQNSGPIVLRADDVIELAPGLYLQVADASDLRYYPFVEYKIMEILPNNIPVATSISISPNPANEGESVSFAGSGADSDGTVTGYYWTSSIDGWLSDSASFNTSDLSVGTHTIYFQVQDDDRAWSDEISATITINELPNNNPTATMVSITPNVSVVGESISFSGEGNDSDGSIVAYNWRSSLDGQLSTNLSFSSSSLSAGEHTIYFKVQDNDGAWSDEVSENIIVDDGNPFVNIDVGFNSNISINNPVSIALNSSDMYPGATGFTMINSTGVVILTENVTDAIASGEYIFTWNATSQSGEILPSGEYFLNLTSTDAFGHSSSEAIILAVDNTAPTISIGDIAGSTTQGNLVYSNSDVVAEILASDDVNYLECILRSVSTSYSTSTDAEFIDGKWVATLNLSSLDEGKYELTVNANDAAKNTNSTVSDIQVVVDHTYPVFMSTTSKYNDTYRKVSVTASESIIGSPVLEVNSQQIDLTLESGKWIGYFPLGTDSLFIVNVTGSDLAGNIGDSTSMVHVETISYENGQCKFNSSGSGMSIVFNGTNGTTGSMILTESATPMVNLANGSIGLYFIDVELDEILAGNMSDAMITIPVDSLVLPDGMSKEDVSICYYNESAENWDACPTSIEIIDGVECWTTYVTHFSMYGVIASDMVIPVLENVTPVSGTAFAKGTTSVNIRFNYSDAQTGINVSSVVLEYDGSIVNDSSLEITASYASYTATNLSSGSHTASVTVADMAGNSVVFSTTFTIASDSVTSTGGSGGSSGGGTTGEKYENVLVKEVESIFVNKGSHVSYEFNEEGNSISSVEFDSLKNSGTISTIVEVLKSRSSFADLDAPGTIYQQMNIWVGKSGFVTSENVENLFVTFKVERSWLEENNLEASTVNLYRYADGSWKALPTSITEEDDDFVYFKSQTPGFSPFAIGSESVVTETIEDTQESVPDVIAEETTVADTETEPESSSFTGILVAFVAILVVAAVVMYKKRS
- a CDS encoding DUF123 domain-containing protein, producing the protein MQDKRKFPDISEKGVYCLIFRNRNCVLDAGSLKNIEFSKGYHVYVGSALGSGGLKRLKRHVLLSLEKNKKPRWHVDYLSVSQEFELVSVVYSITDKPVECELAEKLMSGLKDSVRGFGAGDCSCSSYLLYSKKRPLNLVKDTFNASGLKFKVAHFS
- a CDS encoding cell surface lipoprotein, with translation MTKKWLILITILMLAGVLVSGCADNADDTAMEEETVEETTAEEVQEDVTDVVGEGVDYGIRMEYYGMMKPSEIDINRGDTLVWTNLKPQNTFVLVSDDGLFEDHEMYVHDTYEYTFMNSGTYTFSVVDVPDMTLTVTVN
- a CDS encoding DUF1294 domain-containing protein codes for the protein METSFIILMYLLLVNVIGFYLMWADKRKAKKSAFRVPEKTLFMVAIIGGSVGSIAGMYRFRHKTKHSSFTIGMPLILLIQIYVLIRFMLP
- a CDS encoding DUF2278 family protein — translated: MSLENYGILKGKPKDCRRGKGSSAHYQILVDDGKNEHRIAVNINSKVSPSELLYFADNNFSHPIIEKLVDLEMGYKNLDRSSRELRLDYVRGGLFDPSKMVPLKCDVPGPSNDLNELIQKYVEKAAMYDGVIYAFGERWGPESFLPDSFFGFRPGSGIHDIHMNQGNSEKWQDDDAPYQDGGLLIYLPEEDRWVAIFLAFQSQSFNTDDMTGHSLPDVPKAPEVSEPSSPACEIKEPKEPESVEDGSVFIVGALVNPDGVDSGKESVTLFNASPKQIDLAGWSIEDASGRRSKLKGKIRAGSGTRILFSGKGVILPNSGGTISLYDAHSNLIHEVKYSSREVRSGWTIVF
- a CDS encoding carboxymuconolactone decarboxylase family protein translates to MTDGTKDAKDVKGFQPRAVAYAKKMDDNFAEAVAGFYNSVWDEREGGLSKKQKHLLVFAIACSSQKTESAVKILQRLKKYGVTAQEIKDVMMIAAWTNGIQNFTNISPEVLKEMERLEF